In Nocardioides cavernae, a single genomic region encodes these proteins:
- a CDS encoding TetR/AcrR family transcriptional regulator: MSDADQTVSAGAPAVRRRLSADERRRQLVAIGLAKIVETPIQDLAMDDIATEAGISRGLLFHYFPTKTDFYLACIAAAGRRMLRTTAPDEGATGEEQVETVTRLMIEQIERRRGFYLALVHGHGVADPRVSEVMDSVRDGSTERVMSAIDVPEARRDVVRAWWAYTEDRALTWSAVPTGERPVPLSRLVEECVAALHALLRISS, translated from the coding sequence ATGTCCGACGCCGACCAGACCGTCTCCGCGGGCGCCCCGGCCGTACGCCGCCGGCTGAGCGCGGACGAGCGACGGCGCCAGCTCGTCGCCATCGGACTGGCCAAGATCGTCGAGACGCCGATCCAGGACCTGGCGATGGACGACATCGCCACGGAGGCCGGCATCTCGCGCGGCCTGCTGTTCCACTACTTCCCCACGAAGACCGACTTCTACCTGGCCTGCATCGCGGCCGCCGGGCGCCGGATGCTGCGCACCACCGCTCCCGACGAGGGCGCGACGGGGGAGGAGCAGGTTGAGACCGTCACCCGGCTGATGATCGAGCAGATCGAGCGCCGGCGCGGGTTCTACCTCGCGCTCGTCCACGGCCACGGAGTCGCCGACCCGCGCGTCAGCGAGGTCATGGACTCGGTCCGCGACGGCAGCACGGAGCGCGTCATGAGCGCGATCGACGTGCCGGAGGCCCGCCGCGACGTCGTACGCGCGTGGTGGGCCTACACAGAGGACCGGGCGCTCACCTGGTCGGCAGTGCCGACCGGCGAACGCCCGGTCCCGTTGTCGCGGCTGGTCGAGGAGTGCGTCGCGGCGCTCCACGCCCTGCTGCGGATCAGCTCGTGA